A DNA window from Ahaetulla prasina isolate Xishuangbanna chromosome 7, ASM2864084v1, whole genome shotgun sequence contains the following coding sequences:
- the SUN2 gene encoding SUN domain-containing protein 2 isoform X2, with product MSRRSQRIGGTFRSYQSEDTGNSGRSSLLSGPQPLFIENSSSRTLRRKPSSMKRLSPTPSLGISSAPHTTSYYSESVINESYLTDDRGFSLKTNATFDEPLESSSYWSEDFSSRRRRGTGGIESSKKINGLGDRKTYDTYGSSSGYSSEDDYTGGSSMDQNTSNFGFKSVLSKVGSFIWLVLLAPGRFFGLLYWWMGTMWYRLTTTASLLDVFILTRSYPVKKIMLFMLLFLLLSSVGYGAWYFYPFGLQPSIFSWGTVKLFPSGTKKDQEIGETAIFSEAQQQALSRIQALERRFETLESTASMLEFQKRKNTEGATLSHEDTLVLLDGLMTQQEAAMREKLGSDIDLHLQNKLDAFRSQMQKDFDSLLKKVSRTSEVEAQTLEKIAQWQRSIKEDLMNTFRKEMDKLEEHLSSLKNELVTLGSDQKALSRQVESLPGQIKEMREDVEIQFPTWFSQFLSRSREDKTGKAFVQHEELQEQLRRLEHKILAKILKDQELSVQDVGVTLHKEGITGVTEEQVHHIVNDALKRYSEDRIGMVDYALESGGASVISTRCSETYETKTALLSLFGIPLWYHSQSPRVILQPDVYPGNCWAFQGSQGFAVIRLSSRIHPTAVTLEHISKSLSPHGTIPSAPKDIAVFGLEEEGHQEGILLGKFTYNQDGDPIQTFHFQDIDRQAAFQLVELRVLSNWGHPEYTCIYRFRVHGELVS from the exons ATGTCTCGACGAAGCCAACGTATTGGTGGAACTTTTCGGAGTTATCAAAGTGAGGACACTGGCAACAGTGGACGAAGTTCTCTGCTAAGTGGGCCTCAGCCCCTGTTTATAGAGAATTCAAGCAG TCGAACTCTGAGAAGGAAACCAAGCAGTATGAAACGTCTCTCTCCTACACCTAGCCTAGGGATCAGTTCTGCTCCCCATACTACCTCCTACTACAGTGAGTCTGTCATTAATGAGTCTTATCTAACTGATGACAGAGGATTTTCTCTTAAAACTAATGCGACCTTTGATGAGCCACTGGAAAGCAGTTCTTATTGGA GTGAGGACTTttcatcaagaagaagaagaggtacaGGGGGCATCGAGTCCAGTAAGAAAATCAATGGATTAGGAGACAGGAAGACATATGACACCTATGGTTCTTCATCTGGTTATTCCTCTGAAGATGACTACACAG GTGGTTCTTCCATGGATCAGAATACATCCAATTTTGGGTTCAAGAGTGTCCTCTCCAAAGTAGGGTCCTTTATTTGGCTGGTGCTTTTAGCCCCAG GACGGTTCTTTGGTTTGTTATACTGGTGGATGGGGACTATGTGGTATCGTCTAACAACTACAGCCTCTCTCCTGGATGTCTTCATTTTAACCCG GAGCTATCCAGTGAAGAAGATAATGCTGTTTATGCTTCTGTTtttgctcctgagctctgttggTTATG GTGCCTGGTATTTTTATCCCTTTGGGCTTCAACCTTCTATATTTTCTTGGGGAACAGTGAAATTATTTCCCTCTGGCACCAAGAAGGACCAAGAAATTGGAGAGACTGCTATATTTTCTGAG GCTCAGCAACAGGCTTTGTCTCGGATCCAAGCACTGGAAAGACGTTTTGAGACCCTGGAAAGTACAGCTTCTATGCTAGAATTCCAGAAAAGAAAGAACACAGAAGGTGCTACCCTGTCACATGAGGATACCCTGGTGCTTCTGGATGGGCTGATGACTCAGCAAGAGGCAGCCATGAGAGAGAAGCTTGGCTCAGACATAGATCTTCATCTCCAG aATAAGTTGGATGCTTTCCGATCCCAGAtgcagaaggattttgacagtcTCCTGAAGAAAGTCTCTCGGACTTCTGAG GTGGAGGCCCAGACGCTTGAGAAGATAGCTCAGTGGCAAAG ATCCATAAAAGAAGACCTAATGAATACTTTCCGAAAGGAAATGGATAAACTGGAGGAACATTTATCAAGTCTGAAAAATGAACTTGTGACTTTAGGTTCTGATCAGAAGGCATTGTCAAGACAAGTGGAATCTCTTCCAGGGCAGATCAAGGAAATGCGAGAAGAT GTGGAAATTCAGTTTCCGACATGGTTTAGCCAATTCCTGTCCCGATCTAGAGAGGATAAAACTGGAAAAGCTTTTGTCCAGCATGAAGAATTACAGGAGCAGTTGCGCAGATTAGAACACAAGATCCTTGCCAAGATCTTGAAGGACCAAGAATTGTCTGTGCAGGATGTTGGAGTCACGCTTCATAAAGAAGGAATTACAGGAGTGACTGAGGAG CAAGTTCATCATATTGTGAATGATGCCCTGAAGCGCTACAGTGAAGATCGCATTGGAATGGTTGATTATGCACTTGAATCTGGAG GGGCCAGTGTAATCAGCACCCGGTGTTCAGAAACCTATGAGACCAAGACTGCACTTCTTAGCCTTTTTGGCATACCATTGTGGTATCACTCCCAGTCTCCAAGAGTCATTCTACAG CCAGATGTCTATCCTGGAAATTGTTGGGCCTTCCAAGGCTCCCAAGGTTTTGCTGTCATCCGCCTTTCAAGCAGGATCCATCCCACTGCTGTGACGTTAGAGCATATCTCCAAGTCGCTTTCCCCCCATGGAACCATTCCCAGTGCCCCCAAGGACATTGCAGTCTTT GGCTTAGAGGAAGAAGGGCATCAAGAAGGCATCCTCCTTGGGAAGTTCACATACAATCAAGATGGGGATCCTATCCAAACATTTCACTTTCAG
- the SUN2 gene encoding SUN domain-containing protein 2 isoform X1 translates to MSRRSQRIGGTFRSYQSEDTGNSGRSSLLSGPQPLFIENSSSRTLRRKPSSMKRLSPTPSLGISSAPHTTSYYSESVINESYLTDDRGFSLKTNATFDEPLESSSYWSEDFSSRRRRGTGGIESSKKINGLGDRKTYDTYGSSSGYSSEDDYTGGSSMDQNTSNFGFKSVLSKVGSFIWLVLLAPGRFFGLLYWWMGTMWYRLTTTASLLDVFILTRSYPVKKIMLFMLLFLLLSSVGYGAWYFYPFGLQPSIFSWGTVKLFPSGTKKDQEIGETAIFSEAQQQALSRIQALERRFETLESTASMLEFQKRKNTEGATLSHEDTLVLLDGLMTQQEAAMREKLGSDIDLHLQNKLDAFRSQMQKDFDSLLKKVSRTSEQVEAQTLEKIAQWQRSIKEDLMNTFRKEMDKLEEHLSSLKNELVTLGSDQKALSRQVESLPGQIKEMREDVEIQFPTWFSQFLSRSREDKTGKAFVQHEELQEQLRRLEHKILAKILKDQELSVQDVGVTLHKEGITGVTEEQVHHIVNDALKRYSEDRIGMVDYALESGGASVISTRCSETYETKTALLSLFGIPLWYHSQSPRVILQPDVYPGNCWAFQGSQGFAVIRLSSRIHPTAVTLEHISKSLSPHGTIPSAPKDIAVFGLEEEGHQEGILLGKFTYNQDGDPIQTFHFQDIDRQAAFQLVELRVLSNWGHPEYTCIYRFRVHGELVS, encoded by the exons ATGTCTCGACGAAGCCAACGTATTGGTGGAACTTTTCGGAGTTATCAAAGTGAGGACACTGGCAACAGTGGACGAAGTTCTCTGCTAAGTGGGCCTCAGCCCCTGTTTATAGAGAATTCAAGCAG TCGAACTCTGAGAAGGAAACCAAGCAGTATGAAACGTCTCTCTCCTACACCTAGCCTAGGGATCAGTTCTGCTCCCCATACTACCTCCTACTACAGTGAGTCTGTCATTAATGAGTCTTATCTAACTGATGACAGAGGATTTTCTCTTAAAACTAATGCGACCTTTGATGAGCCACTGGAAAGCAGTTCTTATTGGA GTGAGGACTTttcatcaagaagaagaagaggtacaGGGGGCATCGAGTCCAGTAAGAAAATCAATGGATTAGGAGACAGGAAGACATATGACACCTATGGTTCTTCATCTGGTTATTCCTCTGAAGATGACTACACAG GTGGTTCTTCCATGGATCAGAATACATCCAATTTTGGGTTCAAGAGTGTCCTCTCCAAAGTAGGGTCCTTTATTTGGCTGGTGCTTTTAGCCCCAG GACGGTTCTTTGGTTTGTTATACTGGTGGATGGGGACTATGTGGTATCGTCTAACAACTACAGCCTCTCTCCTGGATGTCTTCATTTTAACCCG GAGCTATCCAGTGAAGAAGATAATGCTGTTTATGCTTCTGTTtttgctcctgagctctgttggTTATG GTGCCTGGTATTTTTATCCCTTTGGGCTTCAACCTTCTATATTTTCTTGGGGAACAGTGAAATTATTTCCCTCTGGCACCAAGAAGGACCAAGAAATTGGAGAGACTGCTATATTTTCTGAG GCTCAGCAACAGGCTTTGTCTCGGATCCAAGCACTGGAAAGACGTTTTGAGACCCTGGAAAGTACAGCTTCTATGCTAGAATTCCAGAAAAGAAAGAACACAGAAGGTGCTACCCTGTCACATGAGGATACCCTGGTGCTTCTGGATGGGCTGATGACTCAGCAAGAGGCAGCCATGAGAGAGAAGCTTGGCTCAGACATAGATCTTCATCTCCAG aATAAGTTGGATGCTTTCCGATCCCAGAtgcagaaggattttgacagtcTCCTGAAGAAAGTCTCTCGGACTTCTGAG CAGGTGGAGGCCCAGACGCTTGAGAAGATAGCTCAGTGGCAAAG ATCCATAAAAGAAGACCTAATGAATACTTTCCGAAAGGAAATGGATAAACTGGAGGAACATTTATCAAGTCTGAAAAATGAACTTGTGACTTTAGGTTCTGATCAGAAGGCATTGTCAAGACAAGTGGAATCTCTTCCAGGGCAGATCAAGGAAATGCGAGAAGAT GTGGAAATTCAGTTTCCGACATGGTTTAGCCAATTCCTGTCCCGATCTAGAGAGGATAAAACTGGAAAAGCTTTTGTCCAGCATGAAGAATTACAGGAGCAGTTGCGCAGATTAGAACACAAGATCCTTGCCAAGATCTTGAAGGACCAAGAATTGTCTGTGCAGGATGTTGGAGTCACGCTTCATAAAGAAGGAATTACAGGAGTGACTGAGGAG CAAGTTCATCATATTGTGAATGATGCCCTGAAGCGCTACAGTGAAGATCGCATTGGAATGGTTGATTATGCACTTGAATCTGGAG GGGCCAGTGTAATCAGCACCCGGTGTTCAGAAACCTATGAGACCAAGACTGCACTTCTTAGCCTTTTTGGCATACCATTGTGGTATCACTCCCAGTCTCCAAGAGTCATTCTACAG CCAGATGTCTATCCTGGAAATTGTTGGGCCTTCCAAGGCTCCCAAGGTTTTGCTGTCATCCGCCTTTCAAGCAGGATCCATCCCACTGCTGTGACGTTAGAGCATATCTCCAAGTCGCTTTCCCCCCATGGAACCATTCCCAGTGCCCCCAAGGACATTGCAGTCTTT GGCTTAGAGGAAGAAGGGCATCAAGAAGGCATCCTCCTTGGGAAGTTCACATACAATCAAGATGGGGATCCTATCCAAACATTTCACTTTCAG